A single genomic interval of uncultured Desulfobacter sp. harbors:
- a CDS encoding PKD domain-containing protein, with protein sequence MSFFKLVTCKISGLFFLALLFLLFAGSNQALADISVSGNITTNTFWNDTTQPYVVTGNINIYNDATLTIAPGVEVFLDSGRQIYIGNSSSSTGSLVAQGTLENPIIFTGTSEAPWNYLYFGPYTGDGSILSHCVIENGGYSGQGMLYVHTDKLTIEHCTIRNSVSSGLYLTSNGVPALSENSYDNNATYPIYVATAESLSAIDSASTYTGDNDNRICVADHVLSIDATMADAGTPYFFNNYTQISNNATLTIQAGAELQFASNRYLYVGPSSNSTGRLVAEGTEENPITFTSGSDQPWYYLYFGPYTGDGSILSHCVIENGGYSGQGMLYVHTGNLTIEHCTIRNSVSSGLYLTANGVPALTENSYENNATYPIYVASAESLSAIDSASTYTGDNDNRICVADHVLSIDATMADAGTPYFFNNYTQISNNATLTIQAGAELQFASNRYLYVGPSSNSTGRLVAEGTEENPITFTSGSDQPWYYLYFGPYTGDGSILSHCVIENGGYSGQGMLYVHTGNLTIEHCTIRNSVSSGLYLTANGIPALSENSYENNATYPIYVNTAESLSAIDSASSYTGDNDNRIYLAYTNFTSDTTMADAGTPYLFANYTSVYNNATLTIQSGAELQFESGRYLYIGNSPNSTGTLIAEGTADAPITFTSAQAAPQAGDWGGIYLYQYDGGSSLLNAVIEYGTNNINISGSSPVIEKCTIRYGSTSGIYIGAAVTPSIFCNTITANAIGISLAGNADPYLHDNDIYGNTSHGLYSRNYDTTVTAEDNWWGAAEGPGSEGADSVYNYPNTLPVDYTPWLTSSASCTVPLKASFSATPASGSEDLTVTFTDGSTGAAGAWKWDFDDGTTTEEQNPVHTFGEPGEYTVSLTVWELINGQESEVFDTTTRTITVNESVPTASFTPNTQVSGTPPLTVDFSDQSTVSGSEEIVSRAWDFDGDGTADSTEENPSRTFYEAGYHSVSLTVTDEDNDQDSMARENLIFVSDENPVAVPGGPYSGTEGHSILFDASGSYDPNQGEIVTYGWDFDNDGTIDHTTPSPTISHTYSQDSEEQNNGVYTATLTVTDEAGLSGSNSTTVTVSDTEPEIDFDADVTSGTAPLTVTFNDGSSSYDGIAGYIWNFGDNDTGTGENSEHTFTDAGTYTVTLTITEEDGDQKQLEKTGYITVQACTTYYLDADNDGYGTDDSQCLAAPTGNYTATQSGDCNDENPDVNPGAQEVCGDGIDNNCNNEIDEGCGNVDGDLDGDGDVDTADRAIFISALRKCSGDDGFNADADFDGDGCVTFSDYSYWLTYYRAYLSASSDS encoded by the coding sequence ATGAGTTTTTTTAAACTAGTGACTTGTAAAATTAGCGGGTTGTTCTTTTTAGCCCTGCTCTTTTTACTGTTTGCCGGATCCAATCAGGCGCTGGCCGATATTAGTGTCAGCGGGAATATTACCACAAATACCTTCTGGAATGATACCACCCAGCCCTATGTTGTGACAGGTAATATTAATATTTATAATGATGCCACCCTGACCATTGCGCCGGGTGTTGAGGTATTCTTGGATTCAGGCAGACAAATTTACATCGGCAACAGTTCCAGCTCAACAGGCTCCCTGGTGGCCCAGGGAACATTAGAAAATCCCATCATATTTACAGGCACAAGCGAAGCGCCATGGAATTATTTATATTTCGGACCATACACCGGTGACGGCAGCATTCTCAGCCACTGCGTCATTGAAAACGGTGGATATTCAGGGCAGGGCATGCTGTACGTTCACACCGATAAGCTGACCATTGAGCACTGCACAATTAGAAACAGTGTTAGTTCTGGACTCTATCTAACATCAAACGGGGTTCCGGCACTGAGCGAAAACAGCTATGATAACAATGCGACCTATCCCATCTATGTTGCCACGGCAGAATCCCTGTCCGCCATTGATTCTGCCAGCACCTATACAGGTGACAACGACAACCGTATCTGCGTTGCCGATCATGTTCTCTCTATCGACGCCACCATGGCTGATGCCGGAACACCTTATTTTTTTAATAACTATACACAAATCAGCAACAACGCCACCCTGACCATTCAAGCGGGAGCGGAACTGCAGTTCGCATCGAATCGCTATCTCTATGTCGGACCCTCTTCCAATTCAACAGGCAGACTGGTGGCAGAGGGGACAGAAGAAAATCCCATCACATTTACCAGCGGCAGTGATCAGCCATGGTATTATTTATATTTCGGACCATACACCGGTGACGGCAGCATTCTCAGCCACTGCGTCATTGAAAACGGCGGATATTCAGGGCAGGGCATGCTGTACGTTCACACCGGTAATCTAACTATTGAGCACTGCACAATTAGAAACAGTGTTAGTTCTGGACTCTATCTAACAGCAAACGGGGTTCCGGCACTGACCGAAAACAGCTATGAGAACAATGCGACCTACCCCATCTATGTAGCCTCGGCCGAATCCCTGTCCGCCATTGATTCTGCCAGCACCTATACAGGTGACAACGACAACCGTATCTGCGTTGCCGATCATGTTCTCTCTATCGACGCCACCATGGCTGATGCCGGAACACCTTATTTTTTTAATAACTATACACAAATCAGCAACAACGCCACCCTGACCATTCAAGCGGGAGCGGAACTGCAGTTCGCATCGAATCGCTATCTCTATGTCGGACCCTCTTCCAATTCAACAGGCAGACTGGTGGCAGAGGGGACAGAAGAAAATCCCATCACATTTACCAGCGGCAGTGATCAGCCATGGTATTATTTATATTTCGGACCATACACCGGTGACGGCAGCATCCTCAGCCACTGCGTCATTGAAAACGGCGGATATTCAGGGCAGGGCATGCTGTACGTTCACACCGGTAATCTAACTATTGAGCACTGCACAATTAGAAACAGTGTTAGTTCTGGACTCTATCTAACAGCAAACGGGATTCCGGCACTGAGCGAAAACAGCTATGAGAACAATGCGACCTACCCCATCTATGTAAACACGGCCGAATCCCTGTCCGCCATTGATTCTGCCAGCAGCTATACAGGTGACAACGACAATCGTATCTACCTTGCCTATACAAATTTCACCAGCGACACCACCATGGCCGATGCCGGAACACCTTATCTTTTTGCGAACTATACAAGTGTTTACAACAACGCTACACTGACCATTCAGTCGGGGGCTGAACTGCAATTCGAGTCGGGTCGTTATCTCTATATCGGCAATAGTCCCAACTCAACAGGCACCCTGATCGCTGAAGGGACGGCAGATGCCCCCATCACCTTTACATCGGCGCAAGCAGCCCCGCAAGCCGGTGACTGGGGTGGAATCTATTTGTATCAATATGACGGCGGCAGCAGCCTACTGAACGCAGTCATTGAATACGGCACCAACAACATCAATATTTCAGGCAGCAGCCCTGTCATTGAAAAATGCACCATCCGCTACGGTTCGACCAGTGGCATATATATTGGGGCTGCCGTAACACCCAGCATTTTCTGCAACACCATCACCGCCAATGCGATAGGAATCAGTCTTGCCGGAAATGCAGATCCCTACCTCCATGACAATGACATATACGGCAATACCTCTCACGGGCTTTATTCCCGCAATTACGATACTACAGTGACTGCCGAAGACAACTGGTGGGGTGCTGCTGAAGGGCCGGGGAGTGAAGGGGCGGACTCAGTATACAACTACCCTAATACACTCCCGGTGGATTACACCCCCTGGTTGACATCCTCCGCTTCCTGCACAGTTCCCCTTAAGGCCAGCTTCTCCGCGACCCCGGCCTCCGGCAGCGAGGACCTTACCGTAACATTCACCGACGGTTCCACCGGAGCCGCCGGGGCTTGGAAGTGGGATTTTGACGACGGCACAACAACTGAGGAACAAAATCCCGTCCATACGTTTGGCGAACCCGGAGAATACACTGTCAGTCTTACCGTTTGGGAGCTGATTAATGGCCAGGAGTCTGAAGTTTTTGACACCACCACCCGGACAATTACCGTGAACGAATCCGTACCCACGGCATCATTCACACCCAACACCCAGGTTTCCGGTACCCCGCCCCTAACGGTTGACTTCAGCGACCAGTCCACAGTCAGCGGTTCGGAAGAGATCGTTTCCAGGGCCTGGGATTTTGATGGGGACGGAACTGCGGACAGCACCGAAGAAAATCCCTCCCGGACCTTCTATGAGGCCGGATATCACAGCGTTTCTTTGACGGTCACAGATGAAGACAATGATCAAGATTCCATGGCCAGGGAAAATCTCATTTTTGTCAGCGACGAGAACCCGGTAGCCGTTCCGGGCGGCCCCTACTCAGGCACGGAAGGCCACTCAATCCTGTTCGATGCCTCCGGCTCCTATGATCCCAACCAGGGCGAGATTGTCACATACGGGTGGGACTTTGATAATGACGGCACCATTGACCACACCACACCAAGCCCGACCATCTCACACACATACAGCCAGGATTCCGAAGAACAGAACAACGGCGTATACACCGCAACCCTAACCGTAACCGACGAGGCCGGGTTAAGCGGCAGCAACAGCACCACAGTTACCGTATCAGATACCGAACCTGAAATCGACTTTGACGCCGATGTTACCAGCGGAACAGCGCCGTTAACGGTTACATTTAATGACGGGTCATCCAGTTATGACGGCATCGCAGGTTATATCTGGAATTTCGGTGATAATGACACAGGCACCGGGGAAAATTCCGAACACACTTTCACCGATGCCGGCACCTACACGGTCACCCTGACCATTACCGAAGAGGACGGGGACCAGAAACAATTGGAAAAAACCGGCTATATAACGGTCCAGGCCTGCACCACCTATTACCTTGATGCGGACAATGACGGATACGGCACAGACGACAGTCAATGCCTGGCCGCTCCCACAGGCAATTACACCGCCACCCAAAGCGGGGACTGTAATGATGAAAACCCCGATGTGAATCCCGGTGCCCAAGAGGTCTGTGGAGATGGAATCGATAACAATTGTAACAATGAAATTGATGAAGGATGCGGCAACGTAGACGGTGATCTGGATGGTGATGGAGATGTGGACACAGCTGACAGAGCCATCTTTATTTCAGCCTTGAGAAAATGCTCAGGAGACGATGGGTTTAATGCGGATGCGGATTTTGACGGTGACGGGTGCGTCACCTTCAGCGACTATAGCTACTGGCTGACCTACTATCGCGCATATCTCTCAGCTTCTTCAGATTCTTAA
- a CDS encoding PEP-CTERM sorting domain-containing protein, with amino-acid sequence MKRKWIPLVALIPTIVLITAIQAWSTTITFDILDTYIEVNETFSVNVYAQEDAASGDLNSFGFDVEVLSSLLTYTGYDITASDWMDVGYNTDNVLFDANYVAGFWNPNWPADPFATNAGDTILLATLDFTAGSSAGTTTLSINGENDGMDLGAFYTNFYTYTNTNQDILASLDITIHAATATAPEPTTVLLFGLGLAGMSGILRKTQKRLS; translated from the coding sequence ATGAAAAGAAAATGGATACCACTTGTGGCGTTGATACCAACGATTGTCTTGATCACTGCGATTCAAGCTTGGAGCACCACAATCACGTTTGACATTTTAGATACTTACATTGAAGTCAATGAGACTTTTTCTGTCAATGTTTACGCACAGGAGGATGCCGCTTCAGGCGACCTGAATAGTTTTGGATTTGATGTGGAGGTTTTGTCTTCCCTTTTGACTTACACGGGTTATGACATCACTGCTTCTGATTGGATGGATGTGGGGTATAATACCGATAATGTCCTTTTTGATGCCAACTATGTAGCCGGATTTTGGAATCCTAATTGGCCTGCTGATCCATTCGCAACTAATGCAGGAGACACCATCCTGCTGGCCACCTTAGATTTTACTGCCGGAAGCAGTGCGGGGACAACGACGTTATCCATCAACGGTGAGAATGACGGTATGGATCTTGGTGCTTTTTATACTAATTTTTATACTTATACAAATACGAATCAAGATATACTTGCCAGCTTGGACATCACCATTCATGCAGCAACGGCGACTGCCCCGGAACCTACGACCGTCCTGCTGTTCGGATTAGGCCTTGCCGGGATGTCAGGCATTTTAAGAAAAACCCAAAAGCGCTTGTCCTAA